The proteins below come from a single Miscanthus floridulus cultivar M001 chromosome 1, ASM1932011v1, whole genome shotgun sequence genomic window:
- the LOC136496822 gene encoding dehydration-responsive element-binding protein 2C-like, translated as MEVAAMQQQRRQQQQQFVHHLQVHQQQGTHHQPLPPPPPQQHKNSSGGGSSRAAGSRRCCPLRQSRKGCMKGKGGPDNQQCPYRGVCQRTWGKWVAEIREPNRGARLWLGTFDSALEAAHTYDNVARQLYGDCAHLNLQLPPPAVAAGGGGAPAVAVSSPSPDTVAAGPAATASGGHNRHHQYLQQQQQAAMAAAPMMMMRYSSSYSVDASPSNYGSFSNSYSSSSPVTTAAAAASPTYNYNNHQTFQMTPPPSSCGGVMMAPAVPQAQGCHVDNTTTTMEMQRHQQMIRELAAVPLHQEPDDFEDFMMRLPEAEDFGLQGFQEVPPEVFDEAASSIWDHTAAA; from the coding sequence ATGGAGGTGGCGGCGATGCAGCAACAGCGACGGCAACAACAGCAGCAGTTCGTCCACCACCTTCAGGTCCACCAGCAGCAAGGTACGCACCACCAGCCtctaccgccaccgccgccgcagcagcacaagaacagcagcggcggtggcagcaGCAGGGCCGCCGGTAGCCGCAGGTGCTGCCCGCTGCGCCAGTCGCGCAAGGGGTGCATGAAGGGCAAGGGCGGGCCGGACAACCAGCAGTGCCCGTACCGCGGCGTCTGCCAGCGGACCTGGGGCAAGTGGGTGGCCGAGATCCGCGAGCCCAACCGCGGCGCGCGCCTCTGGCTTGGCACCTTTGACAGCGCGCTCGAGGCCGCGCACACCTACGACAACGTGGCCAGGCAGCTCTACGGCGACTGCGCGCACCTCAACCTGCAGCTGCCTCCTCCGGCGGTTgcggcaggcggaggaggagcaccGGCGGTCGCGGTGTCGTCTCCGTCCCCTGACACTGTGGCTGCTGgccctgctgctactgctagtggtggGCACAACCGCCACCACCAgtacctccagcagcagcagcaggccgccatggcggcggcgcctATGATGATGATGCGGTACTCCTCCAGCTACTCCGTCGACGCGTCGCCGTCCAACTACGGCTCCTTTTCCAACTCTTACtccagctcgtcgccggtgaccacGGCGGCCGCGGCAGCCTCACCCACCTACAACTACAACAACCACCAGACGTTCCAGatgacgccgccgccgtcgtcatgcGGCGGCGTGATGATGGCGCCCGCCGTGCCGCAGGCGCAGGGCTGCCACGTCGACAACACCACCACCACGATGGAGATGCAGCGTCACCAGCAGATGATCCGCGAGCTAGCGGCGGTGCCTCTGCACCAGGAGCCAGACGACTTCGAGGACTTCATGATGCGGCTGCCCGAGGCGGAGGACTTCGGCCTGCAGGGCTTCCAGGAGGTGCCCCCCGAGGTGTTCGACGAAGCCGCCAGCAGCATCTGGGACCACACGGCGGCCGCCTAG